In Lysobacter firmicutimachus, one genomic interval encodes:
- a CDS encoding septal ring lytic transglycosylase RlpA family protein, with the protein MSGHGTKRPPIATIGRLAAAVLPLALAACASAPKKSNSEALALPDRDRVHSSGLPAHAPGRGKKSPYAPAQEDLSKRGNYKAGGLYAPGVKDSTPDYIPDVDAIPEPEVVAEARSQFGNRSPYKVLGKSYKVLDSHEDYVETGTASYYGQKFHGRRTSNLEVYDMYAFTAAHKSLPLPSFARVTNLDNGKAVTVRVNDRGPFHDGRVIDLSYAAAVKLGITQRGTGRVEVRALHPGEAPPPVYARAANNPPPGSEKPVKPSAIDRLVSAMPIASANAGELPPGVRIATGKPAPVAAAAPVKTTVATGKPAAAAATAATATASAAKPAGGAYDYRFDMMQNGKSMTADEFDAWMKSRQVRVATGKGVQLAPPKPLTRAEQRALARQQKEQARALAAAEKAARKAGKAAPATAVAATAASSAALPAPPAAPPPPSPAKAAAVVAAAAPRDGDVTLQVASFSARSNADRALSMLRGAGIDEARLLDGNAANGQKIWRLRVGPLQAAAAPELAARIVGLGFGQPQRVRE; encoded by the coding sequence ATGAGCGGCCACGGCACGAAGCGGCCGCCGATCGCGACGATCGGGCGGCTCGCCGCCGCCGTGCTGCCGCTGGCCCTCGCCGCCTGCGCCAGCGCCCCCAAGAAATCCAATTCCGAAGCCCTGGCCCTGCCGGACCGCGATCGCGTCCACAGCAGCGGCCTGCCGGCGCACGCGCCGGGACGCGGCAAGAAATCGCCTTACGCGCCGGCCCAGGAAGACCTGAGCAAGCGCGGCAACTACAAGGCCGGCGGCCTGTACGCACCGGGGGTCAAGGACTCCACGCCGGACTACATCCCCGACGTCGATGCGATTCCCGAGCCGGAGGTCGTCGCCGAGGCGCGCTCGCAGTTCGGCAACCGTTCGCCGTACAAGGTGCTGGGCAAGAGCTACAAGGTGTTGGACTCGCACGAGGACTACGTCGAGACCGGCACGGCGTCCTACTACGGCCAGAAATTCCACGGCCGCCGCACCTCCAACCTGGAGGTGTACGACATGTACGCCTTCACCGCCGCGCACAAGTCGCTGCCGCTGCCGAGCTTCGCCCGGGTCACCAACCTGGACAACGGCAAGGCGGTGACGGTGCGGGTCAACGACCGCGGCCCGTTCCACGACGGGCGCGTGATCGATCTCAGCTACGCCGCCGCGGTCAAGCTCGGCATCACCCAGCGCGGCACCGGCCGGGTCGAAGTGCGCGCCCTGCATCCGGGCGAGGCGCCGCCGCCGGTCTACGCCCGCGCCGCCAACAACCCGCCGCCGGGCAGCGAGAAACCGGTCAAGCCGAGCGCGATCGACCGTCTGGTGTCGGCCATGCCGATCGCCAGCGCCAACGCCGGCGAACTGCCGCCGGGCGTGCGCATCGCCACCGGCAAGCCGGCGCCGGTCGCCGCGGCCGCTCCGGTCAAGACCACGGTCGCCACCGGCAAGCCGGCCGCCGCGGCCGCGACGGCCGCCACCGCCACCGCGAGCGCGGCCAAGCCCGCCGGCGGTGCGTACGACTACCGCTTCGACATGATGCAGAACGGCAAGTCGATGACGGCGGACGAATTCGACGCCTGGATGAAGTCGCGCCAGGTGCGCGTCGCCACCGGCAAGGGCGTGCAGCTTGCGCCGCCGAAACCGCTGACCCGGGCCGAGCAGCGCGCCCTGGCCAGGCAGCAGAAGGAACAGGCGCGCGCGCTGGCCGCGGCCGAAAAGGCCGCGCGCAAGGCCGGCAAGGCCGCTCCGGCGACCGCCGTGGCCGCGACCGCGGCATCGTCCGCGGCCCTGCCGGCACCGCCTGCCGCGCCGCCGCCGCCGAGCCCGGCCAAGGCCGCCGCGGTGGTCGCCGCCGCGGCGCCGCGCGACGGCGACGTGACCTTGCAGGTCGCCAGCTTCTCCGCCCGCAGCAACGCCGATCGCGCCCTGTCGATGCTGCGCGGCGCCGGCATCGACGAGGCCCGGTTGCTCGACGGCAACGCCGCCAACGGCCAGAAGATCTGGCGCCTGCGGGTCGGTCCACTGCAGGCCGCGGCCGCGCCGGAACTTGCCGCGCGCATCGTCGGTCTGGGGTTCGGCCAGCCCCAGCGCGTGCGCGAGTGA
- a CDS encoding D-alanyl-D-alanine carboxypeptidase family protein, which translates to MKFRFTPRAAALALSSAFLVTTAAGLAAAQAPAGATAAPAAAQPPASDALPVPPPPAIQGTAWVLMDAASGNVLASHNPDLRVEPASITKVMTSYVIAAEMAGGKVKDTDQVMMTENAWRKGGAGTDGSYSGFEVNKSAPLVEMEKGMVVQSGNDAAIALAEHVAGSEDAFAALMNQYAARIGLKNSHFVNPHGLSDPNHYSTARDLALLGRAMVRDFPVAYSYNKIKELTVGPITQPNRNLLLWRDSSVDGIKTGHHSKAGYCLMASAKRGDQRLISVVMGSTSEAQRATDSQALLNWGFRFYETHKLYDAGKSIAKQKVWKGASDEIQLGVAEPLLVTVPRGKYPLLKPSMDVPKTLVAPIKKGQAIGSVKVMLGGKVVAQRPLVALAAVEEGGFFKRLWDEFWMWWES; encoded by the coding sequence ATGAAATTCCGCTTCACCCCGCGCGCGGCCGCCCTCGCGCTGTCCTCGGCCTTCCTGGTCACCACCGCCGCCGGCCTGGCCGCCGCGCAGGCGCCTGCGGGGGCGACCGCCGCGCCGGCCGCCGCGCAACCGCCGGCCAGCGACGCGTTGCCGGTGCCGCCGCCGCCGGCGATCCAGGGCACCGCCTGGGTGCTGATGGACGCGGCCAGCGGCAACGTCCTGGCCAGCCACAACCCCGACCTGCGGGTCGAGCCGGCCAGCATCACCAAGGTCATGACCAGCTACGTGATCGCCGCCGAAATGGCCGGCGGCAAGGTCAAGGACACCGACCAGGTGATGATGACCGAGAACGCCTGGCGCAAGGGCGGCGCGGGCACCGACGGCAGCTACTCGGGCTTCGAGGTCAACAAGAGCGCGCCGCTGGTCGAGATGGAAAAGGGCATGGTGGTGCAATCCGGCAACGACGCCGCGATCGCCCTGGCCGAACACGTCGCCGGCAGCGAGGACGCGTTCGCCGCGTTGATGAACCAGTACGCCGCGCGCATCGGTCTGAAGAACTCGCACTTCGTCAATCCGCACGGCCTGTCCGACCCGAACCATTACTCGACCGCGCGCGACCTGGCCCTGCTCGGCCGCGCGATGGTGCGCGACTTCCCGGTCGCCTACTCGTACAACAAGATCAAGGAACTGACGGTCGGGCCGATCACCCAGCCCAACCGCAACCTGCTGCTGTGGCGCGATTCTTCGGTCGACGGCATCAAGACCGGCCACCACTCCAAGGCCGGCTACTGCCTGATGGCCTCGGCCAAGCGCGGCGACCAGCGCCTGATCTCGGTGGTGATGGGTTCGACCTCCGAGGCGCAGCGCGCCACCGACAGCCAGGCGCTGCTGAACTGGGGCTTCCGTTTCTACGAAACCCACAAGCTCTACGACGCCGGCAAGTCCATCGCCAAGCAGAAGGTGTGGAAGGGCGCGTCCGACGAGATCCAGCTCGGCGTCGCCGAGCCGCTGCTGGTGACCGTGCCGCGCGGCAAGTACCCGCTGCTGAAGCCGAGCATGGACGTGCCCAAGACCCTGGTCGCGCCGATCAAGAAGGGGCAGGCCATCGGTTCGGTCAAGGTCATGCTCGGCGGCAAGGTGGTCGCGCAGCGCCCGCTGGTGGCATTGGCCGCGGTCGAAGAGGGCGGTTTCTTCAAGCGCCTGTGGGACGAGTTCTGGATGTGGTGGGAGTCGTGA
- a CDS encoding HAD family hydrolase, translating into MTAAVHDRLLLVLDLDETLIHASEVELDRPADFFALHYHVYRRPHLQRFLDHVLARYHVGVWTSSGEVYAAAVAAMLFPHGALRFLWASPRLTLRRDWNTGEYEGRKQLRKLKRHGYRLERVLAVDDSPFKHADNYGNLVCVREYLGEDEDDDELLRLTDYLDRLADEPNVRRIEKRRWRG; encoded by the coding sequence ATGACTGCCGCCGTCCACGACCGCTTGCTGCTGGTGCTCGATCTCGACGAGACGCTGATCCATGCCAGCGAAGTCGAACTCGACCGGCCCGCGGACTTCTTCGCCCTGCACTACCACGTCTATCGCCGGCCGCATCTGCAGCGCTTCCTCGACCACGTCCTGGCGCGCTACCACGTCGGCGTATGGACCTCGTCGGGCGAGGTCTATGCGGCGGCGGTGGCAGCGATGCTGTTTCCGCACGGTGCGCTGCGCTTCCTGTGGGCGTCGCCGCGCCTGACCCTGCGCCGCGACTGGAACACCGGCGAGTACGAGGGCCGCAAGCAACTGCGCAAGCTCAAGCGCCATGGCTACCGGCTGGAGCGGGTGCTGGCGGTCGACGACAGTCCGTTCAAGCACGCCGACAACTACGGCAACCTGGTGTGCGTGCGCGAGTACCTCGGCGAGGACGAGGACGACGACGAGTTGCTGCGGCTGACCGATTACCTGGACCGGCTCGCCGACGAGCCGAACGTGCGCCGGATCGAGAAGCGGCGCTGGCGAGGGTGA
- a CDS encoding DUF493 family protein: protein MDLHSDNPDHGFQFPGVFELSAMGSAEAGLERELPQRLLQAGLDVLTETIQWKHSSTGKYVSVRISFRAQDRAQYDLAHQVLRDHPEVKWTL from the coding sequence ATGGACCTTCATTCCGACAATCCCGACCACGGCTTCCAGTTTCCCGGTGTGTTCGAGCTCAGCGCGATGGGCTCGGCGGAGGCCGGGCTGGAGCGCGAGCTGCCGCAGCGGCTGCTGCAGGCCGGGCTCGACGTGCTGACCGAAACCATCCAGTGGAAGCATTCCTCGACCGGCAAATACGTGTCGGTACGGATCAGCTTCCGCGCCCAGGACCGCGCCCAGTACGATCTGGCCCACCAGGTGCTGCGTGACCATCCGGAAGTGAAGTGGACGCTCTGA
- the lipB gene encoding lipoyl(octanoyl) transferase LipB gives MDTVAEVLGAGAAAPPPAQLRDLGRQPYEPVWRAMQAFTDARDGGTADELWLVEHDPVFTLGQAGKDEHVLMPGDIPVIHVDRGGQVTYHGPGQIVLYPLLDLRRLRVGVREYVDRIEQAVIDTLAEWNIEGARRDGAPGVYVAGAKVMALGIRVRRGCTFHGLAFNIAMDLEPYRRINPCGYQGLQVTSVVDLGGPSGMDQVKPMLVAQIARQFGLTVEDAAPPSFA, from the coding sequence ATCGACACCGTCGCCGAAGTGTTGGGCGCCGGCGCCGCGGCGCCGCCGCCGGCGCAGTTGCGCGACCTCGGCCGCCAGCCCTACGAGCCGGTGTGGCGGGCGATGCAGGCTTTCACCGACGCCCGCGACGGCGGCACCGCCGACGAGCTGTGGCTGGTCGAGCACGATCCGGTGTTCACCCTCGGCCAGGCCGGCAAGGACGAGCATGTGCTGATGCCGGGCGACATCCCGGTGATCCACGTCGACCGCGGCGGCCAGGTGACCTACCACGGCCCCGGCCAGATCGTGCTGTATCCGCTGCTGGACCTGCGTCGGCTCAGGGTCGGGGTGCGCGAGTACGTCGACCGGATCGAGCAGGCGGTGATCGACACCCTGGCCGAATGGAACATCGAAGGCGCGCGCCGCGACGGCGCCCCGGGCGTGTACGTGGCCGGGGCCAAGGTCATGGCCCTGGGCATCCGGGTCCGCCGCGGCTGCACCTTCCACGGCCTGGCGTTCAACATCGCCATGGACCTGGAGCCCTACCGCCGGATCAACCCCTGCGGCTACCAGGGGCTGCAGGTGACCTCGGTGGTAGACTTGGGCGGCCCCTCGGGCATGGACCAGGTCAAGCCGATGCTGGTGGCGCAGATCGCGCGCCAGTTCGGGCTGACCGTCGAGGACGCGGCGCCGCCGAGCTTCGCCTAG
- the lipA gene encoding lipoyl synthase, whose translation MSDTATKTIPLTVVGAADPVAAPAVLQSTTLAPGAKQLGGDKINRSPVQFAEAPVLRKPSWIRVRIPSGNSVQQLKAKLRENRLVTVCEEASCPNIHECFSHGTATFMILGEVCTRRCSFCDVAHGRPKPPDPSEPANLARTVADMGLKYVVITSVDRDDLRDGGAQHFVDCIAAVRNESPRTKIEILTPDFRGKGRMERALEILAHNPPDVFNHNVETVPDLYANVRPGADYQWSLTLLQKFKAQHPQVATKSGIMLGLGETMEQVQATLRDLRAHDVDMITIGQYLQPTAHHHPVLRYWTPDEFKQLEVYGLSLGFTHVASGPLVRSSYHADRQAIEAGFADTANH comes from the coding sequence ATGAGCGACACCGCGACCAAGACCATCCCGCTCACCGTCGTCGGCGCGGCCGACCCGGTCGCGGCCCCGGCGGTGTTGCAGTCCACCACCCTGGCTCCCGGCGCCAAGCAGCTCGGCGGCGACAAGATCAACCGTTCGCCGGTGCAGTTCGCCGAGGCGCCGGTGCTGCGCAAGCCGTCGTGGATCCGGGTGCGGATTCCGTCCGGCAACTCGGTCCAGCAGCTCAAGGCCAAGCTGCGCGAGAACCGGCTGGTCACGGTGTGCGAGGAAGCCAGCTGCCCGAACATCCACGAGTGCTTCAGCCACGGCACCGCGACCTTCATGATCCTCGGCGAGGTCTGCACCCGCCGCTGCTCGTTCTGCGACGTCGCCCACGGCCGGCCCAAGCCGCCGGACCCGAGCGAACCGGCCAACCTGGCGCGGACCGTCGCCGACATGGGCCTGAAGTACGTGGTCATCACCAGCGTCGACCGCGACGACCTGCGCGACGGCGGCGCCCAGCACTTCGTCGACTGCATCGCCGCGGTGCGCAACGAAAGCCCGCGCACCAAGATCGAGATCCTCACTCCCGATTTCCGCGGCAAGGGCCGCATGGAACGGGCGCTGGAGATCCTGGCCCACAACCCGCCGGACGTGTTCAACCACAACGTCGAGACGGTGCCGGACCTGTACGCCAACGTCCGACCGGGCGCCGATTACCAGTGGTCGCTGACCCTGCTGCAGAAGTTCAAGGCCCAGCACCCGCAGGTCGCGACCAAGTCCGGGATCATGCTCGGCCTGGGCGAGACCATGGAGCAGGTGCAGGCGACCCTGCGCGACCTGCGCGCCCACGACGTCGACATGATCACCATCGGCCAGTACCTGCAGCCGACCGCGCACCACCACCCGGTGCTGCGCTACTGGACCCCGGACGAGTTCAAGCAGCTCGAGGTCTACGGCCTGTCGCTGGGCTTCACCCACGTCGCCTCCGGCCCGCTGGTTCGCTCGTCCTACCACGCCGATCGCCAGGCGATCGAAGCCGGCTTCGCCGACACCGCCAATCACTGA
- a CDS encoding carboxy terminal-processing peptidase, with the protein MTPKNTRALTLFAGLLLTAPLALLARPEAVAPTAGSAALPTAPTADQTTAAKLVYGLLSDSRYAYRPRALDDALSADMYKRYLEALDAGKQFFTAADIARFDAYKTKLDDAIKSGDLSPAYAMFSTYKQRVDQRVAYARGLLKQPGNFEFDGSDRYEYDRKDAPWVADAAALDALWKQSVRNDWLRLKLAGKKSEDIAKTLDKRYANLSKGIAELKGEDVFQTFVNSYANAIDPHTDYLTPKSADNFNMTMSLSLDGIGAQLQKQDDVVAIREIIPGGPASRSNLLKAGDRIVGVGQGESGAMEDVIGWRIDDVVAKIRGAKGTKVRLDVVPAEAGLDSKPNRIVLVRDKVRLEDQAAKSEIIDIPAAGDAPAKRIGVIKLPGFYQDFEGRRKNANDYASATRDVAKLLTKLRGDKVDGVVLDLRNNGGGSLNEAIELTGLFIDRGPVVQVRESGGRVSVEGDSDTGIAWEGPLAVLINRGSASASEIFAGAIQDYGRGLVIGETSFGKGTVQNLVDLDRWPANESARFGQVKLTIAQFFRVSGGSTQNKGVVPDIAFPVSVDATEYGESTYDNALPWTKIAAVDHTSYGNFAPLLPKLEGLHSARIGSDKEFQWWSQDVAEFRAERAKKSVSLNEAERRAERDRDDAKRKLRQAERKQLGLALDPLADDANDDGLSGNERDIVKDAAREKLAEKRPDPLLRESASILADAVRLLNNDRQLSAQVLPTATRPGHWAD; encoded by the coding sequence ATGACCCCCAAGAACACGCGTGCCCTTACCCTGTTCGCAGGGCTGCTGCTGACCGCCCCGCTGGCCCTGCTGGCGCGTCCGGAAGCGGTGGCGCCGACCGCCGGTTCGGCGGCGTTGCCGACCGCTCCGACCGCGGACCAGACCACCGCCGCCAAGCTGGTCTACGGCCTGTTGTCCGACAGCCGCTACGCCTACCGGCCGCGCGCGCTCGACGACGCGCTCTCGGCCGACATGTACAAGCGCTACCTGGAAGCGCTCGACGCCGGCAAGCAATTCTTCACCGCCGCCGACATCGCCCGTTTCGACGCCTACAAGACCAAGCTCGACGACGCGATCAAGAGCGGCGACCTGAGCCCGGCGTATGCGATGTTCTCCACCTACAAGCAGCGCGTCGATCAGCGCGTCGCCTACGCGCGCGGCCTGCTCAAGCAGCCGGGCAATTTCGAATTCGACGGCAGCGACCGCTACGAGTACGACCGCAAGGACGCGCCGTGGGTCGCCGACGCCGCCGCGCTCGACGCGCTGTGGAAGCAGTCGGTGCGCAACGACTGGTTGCGCCTGAAGCTGGCCGGCAAGAAGAGCGAAGACATCGCCAAGACCCTGGACAAGCGTTACGCCAACCTGAGCAAGGGCATCGCCGAGCTCAAGGGCGAAGACGTGTTCCAGACCTTCGTCAACAGCTACGCCAACGCGATCGATCCGCATACCGACTATCTGACTCCGAAGTCGGCCGACAACTTCAACATGACCATGTCGCTGTCGCTGGACGGCATCGGCGCGCAGCTGCAGAAGCAGGACGACGTGGTCGCGATCCGCGAGATCATCCCGGGCGGCCCGGCCTCGCGCAGCAACCTGCTCAAGGCCGGCGACCGCATCGTCGGCGTCGGCCAGGGCGAAAGCGGGGCGATGGAGGACGTGATCGGCTGGCGCATCGACGACGTGGTCGCCAAGATCCGCGGCGCCAAGGGCACCAAGGTGCGCCTGGACGTGGTTCCGGCCGAGGCCGGCCTGGACAGCAAGCCCAACCGGATCGTGCTGGTGCGCGACAAGGTGCGCCTGGAAGATCAGGCCGCCAAGTCGGAGATCATCGACATCCCGGCGGCCGGCGACGCGCCGGCCAAGCGCATCGGCGTGATCAAGCTGCCGGGCTTCTACCAGGACTTCGAAGGCCGGCGCAAGAACGCCAACGACTACGCCTCGGCGACTCGCGACGTGGCCAAGCTGCTGACCAAGCTGCGCGGCGACAAGGTCGACGGCGTGGTGCTGGACCTGCGCAACAACGGCGGCGGCTCGCTCAACGAAGCCATCGAGCTCACCGGTCTGTTCATCGACCGCGGCCCGGTGGTGCAGGTGCGCGAATCCGGCGGCCGGGTCAGCGTCGAAGGCGACAGCGACACCGGCATCGCCTGGGAAGGCCCGCTGGCGGTGCTGATCAACCGCGGTTCGGCCTCGGCCTCGGAGATCTTCGCCGGCGCGATCCAGGACTACGGCCGCGGCCTGGTCATCGGCGAGACCAGCTTCGGCAAGGGCACGGTGCAGAACCTGGTCGACCTCGACCGCTGGCCGGCCAACGAGAGCGCGCGCTTCGGCCAGGTCAAGCTGACCATCGCCCAGTTCTTCCGCGTCAGCGGCGGCTCGACTCAGAACAAGGGCGTGGTGCCGGACATCGCCTTCCCGGTGTCGGTCGACGCCACCGAGTACGGCGAAAGCACCTACGACAACGCGCTGCCGTGGACCAAGATCGCCGCGGTCGACCACACCAGCTACGGCAATTTCGCGCCGCTGCTGCCGAAGCTGGAGGGCCTGCACAGCGCCCGCATCGGCTCCGACAAGGAGTTCCAGTGGTGGTCGCAGGACGTGGCCGAATTCCGCGCCGAGCGGGCCAAGAAGTCGGTCTCGCTCAACGAGGCCGAGCGCCGCGCCGAGCGCGACCGCGACGACGCCAAGCGCAAGCTGCGCCAGGCCGAGCGCAAGCAACTGGGCCTGGCCCTGGACCCGCTGGCCGACGACGCCAACGACGACGGCCTGTCCGGCAACGAGCGCGACATCGTCAAGGACGCGGCACGCGAGAAGCTGGCCGAGAAGCGTCCCGACCCGCTGCTGCGCGAATCGGCCTCGATCCTGGCCGACGCGGTGCGCTTGCTCAACAACGACCGCCAGCTGTCGGCGCAAGTGCTGCCGACCGCGACCCGCCCGGGGCATTGGGCCGACTGA
- a CDS encoding bifunctional transcriptional activator/DNA repair enzyme AdaA, which translates to MNAKSALRPAPAGTSSADKLERARALLDAGEPSLHELAAAVGLSASHLQRRFSARYGLSPAEYLAQRKLGSLRSALRDGQEVSAALYDAGYGSPSRVYEAGAAKLGMTPARYRAGGAGEQIRWSLAPTAIGIALVATTVRGICMVELGDDPAALETKLRREFPQAQLERVDAGRDEFLAPRLRAVADTLGGRREEVPLDLIGTAFQKKVWDALMKIPPGQTRSYAAIAEQIGAPRGARAVAQACANNRVAVVVPCHRVVRGDGSLGGYRWGLPLKERLLERERA; encoded by the coding sequence ATGAACGCCAAATCCGCACTGCGCCCGGCCCCGGCCGGCACGTCTTCCGCCGACAAGCTCGAACGCGCCCGCGCCCTGCTCGATGCGGGCGAGCCCAGCCTGCACGAGCTGGCCGCCGCGGTCGGCCTCAGCGCCTCGCACCTGCAGCGTCGCTTCAGCGCGCGCTACGGACTGAGCCCGGCCGAGTACCTGGCCCAGCGCAAGCTCGGCAGCCTGCGCTCGGCGCTGCGCGACGGTCAGGAGGTCAGCGCGGCGCTGTACGACGCCGGCTACGGCTCGCCGTCGCGGGTCTACGAGGCCGGCGCCGCCAAGCTCGGTATGACCCCGGCGCGTTACCGCGCCGGCGGCGCCGGCGAGCAGATCCGCTGGAGCCTGGCGCCGACCGCGATCGGCATCGCCCTGGTCGCGACCACAGTGCGCGGCATCTGCATGGTCGAGCTCGGCGACGATCCGGCGGCGCTGGAAACCAAACTGCGGCGCGAGTTCCCGCAGGCGCAGCTGGAGCGGGTCGATGCCGGTCGCGACGAATTCCTCGCCCCGCGCCTGCGCGCGGTCGCCGACACCCTCGGCGGCCGGCGCGAGGAGGTGCCGCTGGACCTGATCGGCACGGCTTTCCAGAAGAAAGTCTGGGACGCGCTGATGAAGATCCCGCCCGGCCAGACCCGCAGCTACGCCGCCATCGCCGAACAGATCGGCGCCCCGCGCGGCGCGCGCGCGGTGGCCCAGGCCTGCGCCAACAACCGCGTCGCGGTCGTCGTGCCCTGCCACCGCGTGGTCCGCGGCGACGGCTCGCTCGGCGGTTATCGCTGGGGCTTGCCCTTGAAGGAACGGCTGCTGGAGCGGGAGAGGGCTTAG
- a CDS encoding Lrp/AsnC family transcriptional regulator: MTAPLALDEFDHKLLELLQRDASATLSELGDAVGLSPSAVQRRMTRYRQEGLMRQVAVLDPMALGSTLAAVWVTMERESAERHAAFHARVRAAPEVQQCYTLAGEWDYLVILATTGVAHCRQVVDRLFLDEGNVKRYDTHLVFDVVKHGLELPTRDAPRAARKRR; the protein is encoded by the coding sequence ATGACCGCACCCCTGGCTCTCGACGAGTTCGACCACAAACTGCTGGAACTGCTGCAGCGCGATGCCTCGGCCACGCTCAGCGAGCTCGGCGACGCCGTCGGCCTGTCGCCGAGCGCGGTGCAGCGCCGCATGACCCGCTACCGCCAGGAGGGCCTGATGCGTCAGGTCGCGGTGCTCGACCCGATGGCCCTGGGCAGCACGCTGGCCGCGGTCTGGGTGACGATGGAGCGCGAGTCGGCCGAGCGCCACGCCGCCTTCCACGCCCGCGTGCGCGCCGCCCCGGAGGTGCAGCAGTGCTACACCCTGGCCGGCGAATGGGACTACCTGGTGATCCTGGCCACCACCGGCGTCGCCCACTGCCGCCAAGTGGTCGACCGCCTGTTCCTCGACGAAGGCAACGTCAAGCGCTACGACACCCACCTGGTGTTCGACGTGGTCAAGCACGGCCTGGAGCTGCCGACCCGGGACGCGCCGCGGGCGGCGCGCAAGAGGCGGTAA
- a CDS encoding GNAT family N-acetyltransferase, with protein sequence MTQAAVPEQIGEILALIREHGPNPWNFLPELELAEHLAAIRRGRTQAVVAVQECAIVAVVTFEPSDAFHRYQPAGREVEWQGHVREAVVHRAHRGRGLGSQLLTAAVARLQRMGLSEIYVERHEENEGSAGMMRKAGFVVIDVFDDPRRRDVGSRRTAVSRYESRP encoded by the coding sequence GTGACGCAAGCTGCCGTGCCCGAGCAGATCGGCGAGATCCTCGCCCTGATCCGCGAGCACGGGCCCAACCCCTGGAATTTCCTGCCCGAGTTGGAGCTGGCCGAGCACTTGGCGGCGATCCGGCGTGGGCGTACCCAGGCCGTGGTGGCTGTACAGGAGTGTGCGATCGTGGCCGTGGTCACATTCGAGCCGAGCGATGCGTTCCATCGTTATCAGCCGGCCGGGCGCGAAGTCGAATGGCAGGGGCATGTCCGCGAGGCCGTGGTCCACCGCGCGCATCGCGGCCGGGGCCTGGGCTCGCAGTTGCTGACCGCCGCGGTCGCGCGCCTGCAGCGGATGGGATTGAGCGAGATCTACGTCGAGCGCCACGAGGAGAACGAGGGTTCGGCGGGGATGATGCGCAAGGCCGGCTTCGTGGTCATCGACGTGTTCGACGACCCGCGGCGCCGCGACGTAGGCAGCCGCCGGACCGCGGTATCGCGCTACGAATCACGACCCTGA
- the yedA gene encoding drug/metabolite exporter YedA, with the protein MSAAAPSAERLAPGPLAVAFALASVYILWGSTYLAIRFALASYPPFLLGAGRMALAGAIMYAVLRWRGVAPPTRKQWRTLWVLSIWMVLLSNGLVNLAETEVDSGLAAIAVASMPLFAGVFAMLRGRHPSKIEWVGLTIGFFGVVWLNAGGKLSASTLGLVCLIVAPIAWAWGSIWSRDQDLPSPFMAASAQMLTGSVWMLGAAALTGERIVAVPTAGATAALLYLVVAGSIFGFTAYIWLLHHVRPALATSYAYVNPPIAVLFGALLAGERFTSHDLGAMAVILVGVVIITLARARAAKPAAPLPAPQEKEGS; encoded by the coding sequence ATGAGCGCCGCCGCCCCCTCCGCCGAACGCCTCGCTCCCGGCCCCCTCGCCGTCGCCTTCGCCCTGGCCTCGGTCTACATCCTGTGGGGCTCGACCTATCTGGCGATCCGCTTCGCCCTGGCCAGCTATCCGCCGTTCCTGCTCGGCGCCGGACGCATGGCCCTGGCCGGCGCGATCATGTACGCGGTGCTGCGCTGGCGCGGCGTCGCGCCGCCGACGCGCAAGCAGTGGCGCACCCTGTGGGTGCTGTCGATCTGGATGGTGCTGCTGTCGAACGGTCTGGTGAACCTGGCCGAGACCGAGGTCGATTCCGGCCTGGCCGCGATCGCAGTGGCGTCGATGCCGCTGTTCGCCGGCGTGTTCGCGATGCTGCGCGGGCGCCATCCGTCGAAGATCGAATGGGTCGGCCTGACGATCGGCTTCTTCGGCGTGGTCTGGCTCAATGCCGGCGGCAAACTGTCGGCCTCGACCCTGGGCCTGGTCTGCCTGATCGTGGCGCCGATCGCCTGGGCCTGGGGCTCGATCTGGAGCCGCGACCAGGACCTGCCGTCGCCGTTCATGGCCGCCAGCGCGCAGATGCTGACCGGCAGCGTGTGGATGCTCGGCGCCGCGGCGCTGACCGGCGAGCGCATCGTCGCGGTGCCGACCGCGGGCGCCACCGCGGCGCTGCTGTACCTGGTCGTGGCCGGTTCGATCTTCGGCTTCACCGCCTACATCTGGCTGCTGCACCACGTGCGCCCGGCGCTGGCGACCAGCTACGCCTACGTCAACCCGCCGATCGCGGTGCTGTTCGGCGCGCTGCTGGCCGGCGAACGCTTCACTTCGCACGACCTGGGCGCGATGGCGGTGATCCTGGTCGGCGTGGTCATCATCACCCTGGCCCGCGCGCGCGCGGCCAAGCCGGCGGCGCCGCTGCCGGCGCCGCAAGAAAAGGAAGGCTCATGA